DNA from Desulfarculus baarsii DSM 2075:
CGCGGATATTGACCTCCAGCCCGCTGACCGCGCCTCCCAGCCCGAAAAACTCGCGCCCCGCCGCCAGCGAGACATAGCAAACGCTCGAATCGTATTGATACATGCCCGACTCGAACACGCCCACCACCCGGAACGGCTCGCTACGCGGCAGGCGGCCCACCGGCGTGTCGTCGCCTAGCGGGTTGACCACGCTGACCACCGAGCCCATGTGCAGGCCCATCGAACGGGCCATGGCCGCGCCGACGATGATCCCCGGCGGCGTGCGGCCATCATCCAGGGCCGAGAGGCTGCCGCTGATCATGATCTCCTGGAGGTCGAGCACCTTGGCGGCGCTGGCCACGTCGATGCCCCGCAGCAGCGCTCCGCCGGCGTCGCCGGGCGCCAAGAGCATCACCTGGCCATAGACAAAGGGCGCCACGGCCGTGACGTCCGGGTCTTGGCGCACCTTGGCCATGACCGCCTCGGGGTCGTCGATGCTGCCCGAAAGGCCGTGGACCAGCACGTGGGAGCTCTGGCCCAGAATCTTCTTTTGCCACTCGCGCTGGAAGCCGCCCATCACCGAAAGCACCACGATCAACGCGCACACGCCCAGGGCCACCCCGGCCATGGAGAGCATGGTGATAACGGAAATGAAGGCCTGCTTGCGCCGCGAGCGCAGATAACGCAGGGCGACGAAGGATTCGAAACCCATCAACCCTGCTCGGGCCTCAACAGAGGGAACAAGATCACTTCCCGGATGCTTGGCTGGTCGGTCAAGAGCATCACCAGCCGGTCGATGCCCACGCCCTCGCCGGCCGTGGGCGGCATGCCGTACTCCAGGGCCCGCACGTAATCGGCGTCCATGAACTGGGCCTCGTCGTCGCCGGCCTCGCGCTCGGCAACCTGGGCGAAAAAGCGCTCGCGCTGGTCGTCGGGGTCGTTGAGTTCGCTGAAACCGTTGCCCATCTCGCGGCCGGCGATGAAAAATTCGAAGCGATCGACGATGTCCGGGTCGAGGTCGTTGGTGCGGCTAAGCGGCGAGATGTCGCGCGGATAGCCGGTGATGAAAGTCGGCTGCCACAGATGGGGCTCGACGGTCACGTCGAAAATCTTGGCCAGGGCCTTGCCGATGTTGTCACCGGTCTTGTGCTGGCCACCCAGATGGGCCGACATGTTCATGGCCTTTTCGATGTCGAAAAGCACCTCGGGCGGGGCCTTGCCGATCTCCAGCAGGCTGCTGCGAAAGTCCAGGTTCTCCCACGGCGGGGTCAGGTCGATCTGACGGCCCTGGTAATCGAACTTCAGCGAGCCGTGCACGGCCATGGCGCAGGCCCCCAGCATCTGCTCGGTGATGGACATGAGGTCTTCGTAGGAGGCGTAGCTCATGTAAAATTCGAGCATGGTGAACTCGGGGTTGTGGCGGATGCTGATGCCTTCGTTACGGAAATTGCGGTTGAGCTCGAAAACGCGCTCCAGCCCGCCGACCACCAGCCGCTTGAGGTAGAGCTCCGGGGCCACCCGCAGATAGAGCTTCATGCCCAGGGCGTTGTGGTAGGTCTCGAAGGGCCGGGCCGTGGCCCCGCCGGGGATGACCTGCATCATCGGCGTTTCCACCTCCATGAAGCCCAGCTCGGTGAGATGGCCGCGGATGGTGTTGACGATCTTGGAGCGGGCGGTGAAAATGCCGCGCACCTCGTCGTTCATGATCAAATCGAGGTAACGCTGGCGATAACGCTGCTCCACGTCGGTCAGGCCGTGGAACTTCTCGGGCAGCGAGCGATAGCTCTTGGTCACCAGACGCAGCATCTCCACGCGCAGCGTCAGCTCGCGGGTCTTGGTGCGGAAAAGCGCGCCCTTGACCCCGATGATGTCGCCCACGTCAAGCTTGCGGAAAAGCTCGAACTCCTCGGGCGAAAGAGAGTCTTTCTGCACATGGAGTTGGATCTGGCCGCTGCGGTCGCGCAGCTTGACAAAGGCGGCCTTGCCAAACGAGCGGATGGCCATGATCCGCCCGGCGATCATGAATTTAACGTCTTCCAGAGACTCCAGCCGGGCCGCGTCCAGATGGTCGTATTGGGCGCGCAGTTTGCCGACGGTGTCGCGGGGGCGAAAGGTGTTGGGAAACAGCGGATAGCCCATCTGTTGAATATCTTCGGCTTTTTTGCGGCGCTGGCGCATCAGGACGTTTTCGTCGAGGATGGCCTCCGGGGCGCTGGCCGCCACGGGCTTGTTCTTTTGTTCGGTGTTTGCCAATTTCCCACGACTCCCCAAAAACCGCCACCGCTGGAACAATACCTTTTGGGGCGGGTTTTCCCACAAACTAGGCTAATTTATCTACGGCAGCCCCACTCTTTTGTCAAGGCCGCTTGCAAGGGCGATTATCCGGTTATAAATTAGCCTTGACACCATAAAGGGCGGCGGCCATAATTGCCATCTTGATTATCCCGGTCGCCGTGGTCGTTGGTTTCGCCAAAAGCGGCCGGGCTAGTTTTGTGTTGTTTGGGCGAAATTACATCGCCGGGGCCAAGGCCCGGCTTACTCATCTTAAGGAGCCAAGAGATGCTGTGCACCACCACCCGCGAGGGGAATGAATGCGCCTTCATGAGCAAAAACGGTTGCACCTTTAGCGGCGGCACCTGCAACCCCGCCATCGAGGCTTGCCTGGGTTGCGAGCGCTTGGTGACGGCCGGCGACATGCAATACTGCTCCAGCTACCCCGACCCGGCCGCCAAATGGCGCTACGGCGTGTGTAACTTCGCCACCCATGTCAAGGGCACGTCCAAGGAAGAGGCCAAGATCAACCCCCTCAAGGCCAGCCGCCGCGCCCACCGTCGCTAGTTTCGGCGCGTCCGCGACAAAAAAACCGGCTCCTCGCGGGGCCGGTTTTTCGCGTTTGCCCCGGCCGCCGATCGCGGCCAAAGCGCATTTTTGCCGCAAAGCCCGTCAAGCGGCCTTATTGGCCAGATGCTCCACCAGGTGACGTCCCAGGGCCGGGCCGTCGGCCACGCCCAACTCCTCGGGCGTCAGGCCCATGGCCAGGCCCAGCATCTGGGGATAGAGCGCCGCCGCCGCCACCAGCGCCTCGCCGCCGCCGGCGGCCGCCCGATAGGCCCCCGAGGCCTGCATGAACGAATATGGGCACGACACGCAAAAGACATCGGCCCCGGCCCGATGGGCCTCGTTCAGGCGCTGGCCGATCATGCGGTCGGCCAGGGCGTCGTTGCGGCCGCGTAGCGGCGCGCCGCAGCAACTGACCTTGCCGGCCCACTCCACCACCTCGGCCCCGGTCAAGGCCACCAGTTCATCGCTGAGCGTGGGGTGCCACGGATCGTCGAAGCCGGTCATCTGGCTGGGCCGCAGGGCGTGGCAGCCGTGCAGCACAGCCGCCTTCAGGCCGATGAACGGCCGCGTAATCCGTTGAGCCAGGGCCTCGGCGCCCACGTCGCGGCTCAGGGCCGTCAGCAAATGCTTGACCACCACCTTGCCCGAATAACGCAGGCCCTCCTTGGCCAGCTCGTCGTTGATCCGCGCCAGCAGCGCCGGGTCTTCTTTCATATAATAAGCCGCGGTCTTGAAGCTGCCCAGGCAGCACTTGCACTGGGTCATCACATCCAGGCCCCGGGCCTCGGCGATGGCCATGTTGCGCGCCGCCGAAAGGATATAGGAGTCGAAGTAGAGGTTGCGCATGGGGTAGCCGCAGCAGTTGAACTCCAGATCGACCAGACCCAGGCCCACGGCCGCGCAGACCGCCCGGGTGGATTTTTCGTATGCCGGCACGTGGTGGGGCGTCTTGCAGCCCACGAAAAAAGCGTAGTTCATCGCTCAAGCCTCTTTGACCCGGCCGTCGCGTCCGGCCAGGTTGGTCAGTTCAAACATGATGTCGGTGACCCGCACGCCCTGGGGGCAGGCCTCCTGGCAACGATAGCAACTGAGGCAATTCCAGATCATCCGCGCGCCCAGGGCCTCCTCGCGCAGGCCCAGGCCCAGGGCGTGCATGATCTGATGGGGCGCTAGGTCGATCTCGGCCTTGACGTCGGCGCACTCCTGCACCACCGGGCAGACAGTGGTGCAGGTCTTGCACCGAAAACAGCCGGCGAAGCTCTGGGCCCGGCCCGAAAGATCGAGACCGGCCCCGAATTGCCTTTGGCCCAGGCGCACCACCTTTTGCTGG
Protein-coding regions in this window:
- a CDS encoding lipoprotein-releasing ABC transporter permease subunit, whose amino-acid sequence is MGFESFVALRYLRSRRKQAFISVITMLSMAGVALGVCALIVVLSVMGGFQREWQKKILGQSSHVLVHGLSGSIDDPEAVMAKVRQDPDVTAVAPFVYGQVMLLAPGDAGGALLRGIDVASAAKVLDLQEIMISGSLSALDDGRTPPGIIVGAAMARSMGLHMGSVVSVVNPLGDDTPVGRLPRSEPFRVVGVFESGMYQYDSSVCYVSLAAGREFFGLGGAVSGLEVNIRDIYKAPEVAARLTEALGFEYYTRDWIRMNHTLFAALKLERVVMFIILTLIVLVAAFGIVSSLIMLVMDKTADIGVLKAMGASRKAVRRIFTMVGLTIGVAGTLIGVAGGLVLCAVLARYQFIELPKEIYALGTLPVEVDPLTVAIVAVSAMIISLLATIYPAAQAGALDPVEALRYE
- the lysS gene encoding lysine--tRNA ligase, with the translated sequence MANTEQKNKPVAASAPEAILDENVLMRQRRKKAEDIQQMGYPLFPNTFRPRDTVGKLRAQYDHLDAARLESLEDVKFMIAGRIMAIRSFGKAAFVKLRDRSGQIQLHVQKDSLSPEEFELFRKLDVGDIIGVKGALFRTKTRELTLRVEMLRLVTKSYRSLPEKFHGLTDVEQRYRQRYLDLIMNDEVRGIFTARSKIVNTIRGHLTELGFMEVETPMMQVIPGGATARPFETYHNALGMKLYLRVAPELYLKRLVVGGLERVFELNRNFRNEGISIRHNPEFTMLEFYMSYASYEDLMSITEQMLGACAMAVHGSLKFDYQGRQIDLTPPWENLDFRSSLLEIGKAPPEVLFDIEKAMNMSAHLGGQHKTGDNIGKALAKIFDVTVEPHLWQPTFITGYPRDISPLSRTNDLDPDIVDRFEFFIAGREMGNGFSELNDPDDQRERFFAQVAEREAGDDEAQFMDADYVRALEYGMPPTAGEGVGIDRLVMLLTDQPSIREVILFPLLRPEQG
- a CDS encoding PxxKW family cysteine-rich protein, with the translated sequence MLCTTTREGNECAFMSKNGCTFSGGTCNPAIEACLGCERLVTAGDMQYCSSYPDPAAKWRYGVCNFATHVKGTSKEEAKINPLKASRRAHRR
- a CDS encoding CoB--CoM heterodisulfide reductase iron-sulfur subunit B family protein, which produces MNYAFFVGCKTPHHVPAYEKSTRAVCAAVGLGLVDLEFNCCGYPMRNLYFDSYILSAARNMAIAEARGLDVMTQCKCCLGSFKTAAYYMKEDPALLARINDELAKEGLRYSGKVVVKHLLTALSRDVGAEALAQRITRPFIGLKAAVLHGCHALRPSQMTGFDDPWHPTLSDELVALTGAEVVEWAGKVSCCGAPLRGRNDALADRMIGQRLNEAHRAGADVFCVSCPYSFMQASGAYRAAAGGGEALVAAAALYPQMLGLAMGLTPEELGVADGPALGRHLVEHLANKAA